In a genomic window of Anoxybacter fermentans:
- a CDS encoding PEP/pyruvate-binding domain-containing protein, translating to MDDFNENILKMIRETFRKVAEKFGYDVDMEWAIKDNILYWLQVRPVTGIVNKNECDRFSKEVFKLSGDWFLMDQCDKPFVPLFYLLFTYSG from the coding sequence TTGGATGATTTTAATGAAAATATACTGAAAATGATTCGGGAAACTTTCAGAAAAGTAGCGGAAAAATTTGGTTATGATGTTGATATGGAGTGGGCAATTAAGGATAATATTCTTTATTGGCTTCAGGTTCGCCCTGTAACTGGCATTGTTAATAAAAATGAATGTGACCGATTTTCAAAAGAAGTCTTTAAATTGTCAGGAGATTGGTTTTTAATGGATCAATGTGATAAACCATTTGTGCCATTATTTTATTTATTATTTACCTACTCTGGCTAA
- a CDS encoding polysaccharide deacetylase family protein — protein MSKLTIVMYHYVRDLKHSQYPEIKGLSVDLFKEQLQYFLRYYKIIKMEELIEAVKLNKELPDNSLLLTFDDGYKDHFEFVFPILDELGIQGSFFPPAKAIQEHHVLDVNKIHFILASVKEKKQIIFDIYSMLDKFRKEYSLENNEYYFRKLAKENRFDTKEVIFIKRILQRELPEKLRNIIINSLFNKYVSKDEGSFSRELYMNIDQLKCMKRKGMYIGSHGYDHYWLNTLSKEKQKREIELSLDFLKKLGCDINDWVMCYPYGAYNESLLFLLKENGCKLALTTQVGIADLNKDHPLILPRLDTNDLPKDRFAKPNIWTLKVINF, from the coding sequence ATGTCAAAATTAACAATTGTGATGTACCATTATGTACGAGATTTAAAACATTCTCAATACCCTGAGATAAAGGGTTTATCAGTAGACCTATTTAAAGAGCAATTACAATATTTTTTAAGATACTATAAAATAATTAAAATGGAAGAATTAATTGAAGCTGTCAAATTAAATAAAGAGTTGCCAGATAATTCTTTGCTTCTTACTTTTGATGATGGTTATAAAGATCATTTTGAATTTGTTTTTCCTATATTGGATGAATTGGGTATCCAGGGAAGTTTTTTCCCACCCGCCAAAGCAATCCAGGAACATCATGTATTGGATGTTAATAAAATTCATTTTATTTTGGCTTCTGTTAAAGAAAAAAAGCAAATAATTTTTGACATTTACTCTATGTTAGATAAATTTCGAAAAGAGTATTCTTTAGAAAACAATGAATATTATTTTAGGAAATTGGCTAAGGAAAATAGATTTGATACAAAAGAGGTAATTTTTATAAAAAGAATTCTCCAGAGAGAACTACCAGAAAAGCTCAGAAATATAATTATTAATTCGCTTTTTAATAAGTATGTTTCTAAGGATGAAGGTTCTTTTTCGCGTGAACTGTACATGAATATTGATCAATTAAAATGTATGAAAAGAAAAGGTATGTATATTGGGAGTCATGGTTATGATCATTATTGGTTAAACACATTATCAAAAGAAAAACAAAAAAGAGAAATTGAACTTTCTTTAGATTTTCTTAAAAAACTTGGTTGTGATATTAACGATTGGGTTATGTGTTATCCTTATGGAGCTTATAATGAATCTTTATTGTTTTTACTTAAAGAAAATGGATGTAAACTAGCATTAACAACCCAAGTTGGTATTGCAGATTTAAATAAGGATCACCCTCTTATTCTTCCAAGATTGGATACAAATGATTTACCTAAAGATAGATTTGCTAAACCTAATATATGGACATTAAAAGTTATTAATTTTTAG
- a CDS encoding PEP/pyruvate-binding domain-containing protein has translation MLVSSKQLLFQNPLQIVDAVNEVLDSGDEHGMGVIIQRFIESDYSEVVFSCNPLTGVAKPVIEICRGRGEQLVSEK, from the coding sequence GTGTTGGTCAGTTCAAAACAGTTATTATTTCAGAACCCTCTTCAGATTGTTGATGCTGTCAATGAAGTATTAGATTCAGGAGACGAACATGGAATGGGAGTTATTATTCAAAGATTTATTGAATCAGATTATTCAGAAGTTGTTTTTTCTTGTAATCCATTAACGGGAGTAGCTAAACCCGTAATTGAAATATGTCGGGGAAGGGGAGAACAGCTTGTTAGTGAAAAGTAA